A region from the Drosophila mauritiana strain mau12 chromosome 2L, ASM438214v1, whole genome shotgun sequence genome encodes:
- the LOC117137201 gene encoding LOW QUALITY PROTEIN: uncharacterized protein LOC117137201 (The sequence of the model RefSeq protein was modified relative to this genomic sequence to represent the inferred CDS: substituted 1 base at 1 genomic stop codon), producing the protein MSARKEKRDIHYWRKQAAALPDYVPPRKREQDLQQLQHRASILWSPQLQDQDDKAVREYLDYASSRYDIEEEQALFILRRHGYDLPLAHRRLEKTETARGCRYHRWKAEDLIRLTKAFEQYGTDFAKIRKELPQFPLAELRLYFSFMSSAXETS; encoded by the coding sequence ATGTCGGCACGCAAGGAGAAACGAGACATACATTACTGGCGAAAACAGGCAGCCGCCTTGCCGGATTATGTGCCGCCTCGGAAGCGGGAACAGGActtgcagcagctgcaacatcGAGCCTCGATCCTGTGGTCGCCGCAGCTGCAGGATCAAGATGACAAGGCTGTTCGCGAATACCTCGACTATGCGTCCAGTCGCTATGATATCGAGGAGGAGCAGGCGCTGTTCATCCTGCGGCGTCACGGATACGACCTGCCCCTGGCTCATCGACGCCTGGAGAAGACCGAGACAGCTCGAGGATGTCGCTACCATCGCTGGAAGGCCGAGGATCTCATCCGTCTTACCAAGGCCTTCGAGCAATACGGCACCGACTTCGCGAAGATCCGAAAGGAGCTACCCCAATTTCCTCTGGCCGAACTTCGGCTGTACTTCTCCTTCATGTCCTCGGCCTAGGAGACTTCGTGA
- the LOC117141760 gene encoding putative oxidoreductase GLYR1 homolog isoform X1 has translation MSKNKKLSLSGGDTTEKFIYKPKDLIWAKMKGFTPWPGMIVDPPLDLLSQQRRANTKCVFFFGSRNFAWIEENNIKPFEGPWKEELAKVSKPAAFRHAMTDIEKYIDDPAEVDEQVNKSCGAPNHATEADFDKIRDGLDSEEIAGEEATADGNNGVVAHVVGSPDEGDGLDVEINADSSASPVPTPAVTTKVAGKRTPKAKSVAATSVKSTKGLAKSAQKRRTSAQHSPSGPSNAKRGKREVSREALQDADEASSTPTGRRRVETDALLASIAAKRAPNAIALLDRPVVTRPEAQVIDMTSRSNTLADREIVPSEQTFGFLGLGMMGSTIVKDLIYTGHKVVVWNRTIDKCQPFAEAGAEVKDTPMDVVEAADIIFCCVSDPKGAKDLVFGNCGVLQLKDLNNKAYVEMSTIDPDTSLDIGEGIKQCNGRYLEAQIHGSRQEAADGMLIILAGGDRSVFEECHSCFKTIAKNTFFLGTDIGNACKVNLILQTILGVSLVGLAEALALADRFSISLNDIIDILDLTSMKSTMLLAKGKEMAKGDFNPQQPLSHMQRDLRLVLNMAENLDQSMPVTSITNEVFKHTKRLGYSEHDSSAVFVRSRF, from the exons ATGTCGAAGAATAAAAAACTGTCGCTGTCGGGCGGCGATACGACGGagaaatttatttacaaaccCAAGGATCTGATATG GGCCAAAATGAAGGGCTTCACTCCGTGGCCAGGAATG ATTGTCGATCCTCCACTTGATCTGCTCAGCCAGCAGCGTCGGGCGAATACCAAATGCGTGTTCTTCTTTGGATCTAGGAATTT TGCCTGGATTGAGGAGAACAACATCAAGCCCTTCGAAGGACCCTGGAAGGAGGAACTGGCCAAGGTGAGCAAGCCCGCTGCTTTCCGACACGCCATGACGGATATCGAAAAGTACATTGACGACCCCGCCGAGGTGGACGAGCAGGTGAACAAAAGCTGCGGTGCGCCGAATCACGCAACCGAGGCTGATTTTGACAAGATCCGGGATGGCCTGGACAGCGAGGAGATTGCGGGAGAGGAAGCAACTGCCGATGGCAACAATGGAGTGGTGGCCCATGTGGTGGGCAGCCCCGATGAGGGCGATGGCTTGGATGTGGAAATCAATGCAGATTCATCAGCGTCACCAGTCCCGACGCCGGCGGTCACAACGAAGGTAGCTGGCAAGCGGACGCCGAAAGCAAAGTCTGTGGCCGCTACATCGGTCAAGTCGACAAAAGGATTGGCAAAATCTGCACAGAAACGGCGTACATCTGCCCAACACTCGCCCAGTGGGCCATCGAATGCCAAGCGAGGCAAGCGGGAAGTTTCCCGGGAGGCATTGCAGGACGCGGATGAAGCCAGCTCCACGCCCACTGGCCGACGTCGGGTCGAGACTGACGCACTCTTGGCCTCAATCGCTGCCAAGCGTGCACCGAATGCAATTGCTCTGCTTGACCGACCGGTTGTCACGCGGCCAGAGGCCCAAGTTATCGACATGACCTCGCGCTCCAACACATTGGCCGATCGCGAAATCGTGCCTTCAGAGCAGACCTTCGGCTTCCTGGGTCTTGGCATGATGGGATCCACCATAGTCAAGGATTTGATCTACACGGGTCACAAGGTTGTGGTCTGGAACCGCACCATTGACAAG TGCCAACCGTTTGCCGAGGCCGGCGCTGAGGTTAAGGACACACCCATGGATGTTGTGGAAGCTGCCGACATTATCTTTTGCTGTGTGTCCGATCCAAAGGGCGCCAAGGAT CTCGTATTTGGCAACTGCGGCGTTCTGCAGTTGAAGGACTTGAACAATAAGGCCTACGTTGAAATGTCTACAATTGATCCGGACACTTCGTTGGACATTGGCGAGGGCATCAAGCAGTGCAACGGTCGCTATCTTGAGGCACAAATTCACGGCTCGCGCCAGGAGGCTGCCGATGGCATGCTCATCATTCTCGCCGGTGGAGATCGTTCAGTGTTCGAGGAGTGCCACTCGTGCTTCAAGACCATTGCCAAGAACACCTTCTTCTTGGGGA CAGATATCGGTAACGCCTGCAAAGTAAACCTAATTTTGCAAACCATTTTGGGAGTGAGTCTGGTCGGATTGGCTGAGGCGTTAGCACTTG CTGATCGTTTCTCGATCTCTCTGAACGACATCATAGACATTTTGGATTTGACTTCAATGAAATCAACAATGCTGCTGGCTAAGGGCAAAG AAATGGCCAAGGGTGACTTCAATCCCCAGCAGCCTTTGAGCCACATGCAACGCGACTTGCGCTTGGTGCTAAACATGGCTGAGAATCTGGACCAGTCCATGCCCGTCACCAGCATCACCAACGAGGTGTTCAAGCACACCAAGCGCTTGGGCTACAGTGAACACGACTCGAGCGCCGTATTCGTAAGATCCAGATTTTAA
- the LOC117150201 gene encoding neurogenic protein big brain — protein sequence MADESLHTVPLEHNIDYHIVTLFERLEAMRKDSHGGGHGVNNRLSSTLQAPKRSMQAEIRTLEFWRSIISECLASFMYVFIVCGAAAGVGVGASVSSVLLATALASGLAMATLTQCFLHISGAHINPAVTLALCVVRSISPIRAAMYITAQCGGGIAGAALLYGVTVPGYQGNLQAAISHSAALAAWERFGVEFILTFLVVLCYFVSTDPMKKFMGNSAASIGCAYSACCFVSMPYLNPARSLGPSFVLNKWDSHWVYWFGPLVGGMASGLVYEYIFNSRNRNLRHTKGSIDNDSSSIHSEDELNYDMDMEKPNKYQQSQGTYPRGQSNGNGGGQAAGNGQHQAANMGQMPGVVANAGQGNYCQNLYTAPPLSSKYDQQQEPLYGGTRSLYCRSPTLTRSNLNRSQSVYAKSNTAINRDIVPRPGPLVPAQSLYPMRTQQQQQQQQQQQQQQVAPAPQSSHLQNQNVQNQMQQRSESIYGMRGSMRGQQQPIQQQQQQQQQLQQQQPNMGVQQQQMQPPPQMMPDPQQQPQGFQPVYGTRTNPTPMDGNHKYDRRDPQQLYSVTGPRNRGQSAQSDDSSYGSYHGSAVTPPARHPSVEPSPPPPPMLMYAPPPQPNAAHPQPIRTQSERKVSAPVVVSQPAACAVTYTTSQGSAVTAQQQQQQQQQQQQQQQQQQQQQMMMQQQQQHYGMLPLRPN from the exons ATGGCCGACGAAAGTCTGCACACCGTGCCCCTGGAGCACAACATAGACTACCACATCGTGACGCTCTTCGAGCGCCTGGAGGCGATGCGTAAGGACTCGCACGGCGGTGGCCATGGGGTCAACAATCGCCTGTCCAGCACCCTGCAGGCTCCCAAGCGGAGCATGCAGGCCGAGATTCGCACGCTGGAGTTCTGGAG ATCCATCATCAGCGAGTGTCTGGCCTCCTTCATGTACGTGTTCATCGTCTGCGGTGCCGCCGCGGGCGTCGGAGTGGGGGCCAGTGTGTCGTCCGTGCTTTTGGCCACGGCTCTGGCCTCCGGCCTGGCGATGGCTACACTGACGCAGTGCTTCCTCCACATCTCGG GCGCCCACATCAATCCCGCCGTCACCCTGGCTCTCTGCGTAGTGCGATCCATATCTCCGATCCGAGCTGCCATGTACATAACCGCACAATGTGGCGGAGGAATCGCCGGAGCTGCTCTGCTTTATGG CGTAACTGTGCCCGGTTACCAGGGGAATCTGCAGGCCGCCATCTCACATAGCGCTGCTCTGGCCGCCTGGGAAAGATTCGGTGTGGAATTCATCCTAACCTTTCTGGTGGTTCTGTGCTATTTCGTATCCACGGATCCCATGAAGAAGTTCATGGGCAACTCGGCCGCCTCGATTGGATGTGCCTACAGCGCCTGCTGCTTTGTGTCG ATGCCATACCTGAATCCAGCCCGCTCCCTGGGTCCTTCGTTTGTGCTCAACAAATGGGACAGCCATTGGGTGTACTGGTTCGGACCACTGGTGGGCGGCATGGCCTCTGGCCTGGTGTACGAGTACATCTTCAACTCGCGCAACCGCAACCTGCGCCACACCAAGGGCAGCATCGACAACGACTCCAGTTCGATCCACTCGGAGGACGAGCTGAACTACGACATGGACATGGAGAAGCCCAACAAGTATCAGCAGTCGCAGGGCACCTACCCGCGTGGCCAGTCCAATGGCAATGGCGGAGGTCAGGCGGCCGGAAATGGTCAGCACCAAGCTGCCAACATGGGCCAGATGCCGGGCGTGGTGGCCAACGCCGGTCAGGGCAACTACTGCCAGAATCTGTACACGGCTCCGCCGCTCTCCTCAAAGTATGATCAGCAGCAGGAACCCCTGTACGGAGGAACTCGCTCCCTGTACTGCCGTTCGCCCACCCTGACCAGGAGCAACCTGAATCGCTCGCAATCTGTGTACGCCAAGAGCAACACGGCCATTAATCGAGACATTGTGCCCCGTCCAGGTCCTCTGGTGCCCGCCCAGAGTCTTTATCCCATGCGcacccagcagcagcagcagcaacagcaacaacagcagcaacaacaggtGGCACCCGCACCTCAATCCTCCCACTTGCAGAACCAAAATGTCCAGAATCAGATGCAGCAGCGCAGCGAGAGCATCTACGGAATGAGGGGCTCCATGCGAGGACAGCAGCAGCCAatccagcagcaacaacagcagcagcagcagcttcagcAACAACAGCCCAACATGGgagtgcagcagcaacagatgcAGCCTCCGCCACAGATGATGCCCGAtcctcagcagcagccgcagggCTTCCAGCCGGTCTACGGCACACGCACAAATCCCACGCCGATGGACGGAAATCACAAGTATGACCGACGTGACCCGCAGCAATTGTACAGCGTGACGGGGCCAAGGAATCGCGGACAGTCGGCGCAGTCGGACGACAGCTCCTATGGCTCATATCACGGCTCGGCTGTCACGCCGCCAGCTCGTCATCCCAGCGTGGAGCCATCACCTCCGCCACCGCCCATGCTGATGTATGCCCCGCCCCCACAGCCGAATGCAGCCCACCCGCAACCCATTCGCACGCAGTCGGAGCGGAAAGTGAGTGCTCCAGTTGTGGTATCCCAGCCGGCAGCGTGTGCTGTGACCTACACAACCTCGCAAGGATCAGCGGTGACAgcccaacagcagcaacagcagcagcagcagcagcaacaacagcagcaacaacagcagcagcaacagatgatgatgcaacaacagcagcaacattatGGAATGCTGCCGCTGAGGCCCAACTGA
- the LOC117150152 gene encoding putative ATP-dependent RNA helicase SoYb: MYNGASSNSDSKKMKQQQDPVQEESILITHFVNPHQFSYVRCIDVENSAMLVRQIEQNLKDYCTSERTKQVYVTNEGVIVRYQRWSPPKLVRGVVRRRQDEEYLVWILDYGFNLCCSVRDLWPLPDHLSRSLCDFKEGGVALITPHSGSAWTRSAIESLDKQLEEANQLTFQVLHRGKSNRNFGLLKFRSSCQTEDAAYFLMKQDQGRCNESSTMDIPYEDISFEKAEINDMAIDTRPRLRRIIELLSENAKESTPIPFAIQQQKLDGPLQNLKSYLIPNSGKLLSKVQSISESSVQTALANRLEIEQISKEIPHKANQSEENGKTEVKYIESENLSECLSKVKLSSYQQKNTDSSAVSRPSNPSTNSNSNVRKSMPIFKSHGAHLTPSLSVPLTENSTNQSNNRTVLFSMDRMEQIFNDMLGKSPSERIVQRNRSQMPNPNVLTTKRCVEKVHVSRSENMGDRKPSVCLKHLVLAHSSEPVNPVTSYKELPLGNTILDAMDDLNFQTPLPTQIYAWPHLVNRGSLVLVNPSGTGRSWSYLPVICSSVLSSLENVTSNLDTRIAPGPLAILIVDSVENAKKLASHCEFLMRDFNTQNLKVVNTHDHSMTDVHLMLLNSCGVLVTTLGHLNDILSNELPVVNPTRLEFLIFDDYDRKRLENAELLKEVFQKVNSIGCLSKQLVLVAQQWHSERFQKLLNRTTKPLILFGDFLEAALYGGLKFHVTLRSSALKGRQLLDILAAQDVSKKRTLIYCKNQMELEELSAILIEAGHQCVDISKAQNQSPNQLMLVDDSQVREQLPVRNIQLLIHFSLPESWLRFSRRFHTMADNIRNLFTTPMERVPHLITYILMDENNAKEWPRIMKFLQDHGLATQSMPESQQHMDNSLPYCPYKLSNGDCNRNQCNKRHHFLKTDLPKIGNPLLQPGTLIRCKFLKAYDAAHMAVMPMKYKSKDSISWMDVPYPSHPSTLAFKMSFGVPRKVHNPCIINDVCFVQYKELLSRVRIVDNPVRTQVTVQLMDYGTELLQVKASQLLECPEQFRDLPHLAMDIRLSGLAGSGQDGMWSTDSIQWVEERFADINEEIMQVTVDFGVLDVAYVKEIALIEECPTMLTSVYKTFLRKELLRQGFAKIDNTSILELRAIHEQWKQEMEELRANKENIVCSLDNRDSEITVLQNKQATCSSGKEEDLNPVETPLMIASPNETLEERKDVSEKVKNEIVELNDPNKPLKMEQVQDASPLDSSTALINALIRDLNTTSPTKKKNTQEFLKNVVHEEETQSIQHEISSINSLKQDKTIVVAPQDPPKEFLPQYLNCTTKSRESVYPMVKWHQTLTHIELVVEQQVLEYKLVLEGNTLEYKVNETTPPQRFILNLLGEVRIDSVKQHGYYLHIKLTKVGLLFHWPTLLNSLYVQKHAHWLIYDTERSHGPPPSFGLVLWEGYLAHKKTKSNSDSEGSEFSSTPEDFIEPGVEYCEMDSTFYED; the protein is encoded by the exons ATGTACAACGGCGCTTCATCCAATTCCGATTCAA AAAAGATGAAACAGCAACAGGATCCTGTCCAGGAAGAATCCATTTTGATAACGCATTTCGTAAATCCCCACCAATTCAGCTATGTGAGGTGCATAGATGTGGAGAACTCAGCAATGTTGGTTCGCCAAATAGAGCAGAATTTGAAGGATTACTGCACCAGTGAAAGGACTAAGCAGGTTTACGTGACGAATGAGGGAGTTATTGTGCGCTACCAGCGATGGAGTCCACCCAAGCTCGTGAGGGGTGTGGTGCGCAGGCGGCAGGACGAGGAGTACCTGGTCTGGATCCTGGATTACGGATTTAACCTCTGCTGTTCTGTGCGGGACTTGTGGCCGCTGCCTGACCATTTGAGCCGCAGTTTATGCGACTTTAAAGAGGGTGGTGTGGCCTTGATTACTCCCCATTCTGGCAGTGCCTGGACCCGATCCGCCATTGAGTCCTTAGACAAGCAGCTAGAGGAAGCTAATCAGCTCACATTTCAAGTCTTACATCGTggcaaatcgaatcgaaattTCGGGCTGCTTAAGTTCAGATCATCATGCCAGACTGAGGATGCTGCATACTTTCTGATGAAGCAGGACCAAGGGCGCTGCAACGAGTCCTCGACCATGGACATCCCTTACGAGGATATAAGCTTTGAAAAGGCTGAGATCAACGACATGGCGATCGATACACGCCCGCGTCTAAGAAGGATAATTGAACTATTGTCGGAGAATGCTAAAGAATCGACTCCAATTCCTTTTGCAATTCAACAGCAGAAGCTAGATGGCCCGCTTCAGAATCTTAAATCCTATCTTATACCAAACTCCGGAAAACTCCTGAGCAAGGTTCAAAGTATCAGCGAAAGTTCGGTACAAACGGCTCTGGCTAATAGATTAGAAATAGAACAAATTAGCAAAGAAATACCGCATAAAGCGAATCAATCagaagaaaatggaaaaacggAGGTAAAATACATAGAATCTGAAAATTTATCAGAATGTTTATCAAAAGTCAAGCTTTCATCATATCAGCAAAAGAATACCGATTCATCAGCCGTGAGTAGACCAAGTAATCCATCTACAAATTCAAACTCCAATGTTCGCAAATCGATGCCAATATTTAAATCACATGGAGCACACTTAACTCCTTCGTTATCCGTACCTTTAACCGAGAATAGTACTAACCAGTCGAATAATCGAACAGTACTATTTTCAATGGATAGAATggaacaaatatttaatgacATGCTTGGTAAAAGTCCATCCGAAAGAATTGTACAAAGAAATCGAAGCCAGATGCCTAATCCTAATGTTTTAACAACAAAAAGATGTGTAGAAAAGGTGCACGTATCCCGCTCAGAAAACATGGGTGATAGAAAGCCAAGTGTTTGTTTGAAGCATCTAGTGCTGGCCCATAGTTCCGAGCCAGTGAATCCTGTCACTAGTTACAAGGAATTACCTTTGGGCAATACTATCCTGGACGCCATGGATGACTTGAACTTCCAAACACCTCTGCCCACTCAAATTTACGCGTGGCCGCATCTCGTGAACCGCGGATCCCTGGTGCTGGTCAATCCCTCCGGAACGGGTCGCTCTTGGAGCTATCTTCCTGTGATTTGCTCTTCAGTTTTGAGCTCCTTGGAAAATGTAACTTCAAACCTCGATACTCGGATTGCACCGGGGCCACTGGCCATACTGATAGTAGATTCTGTAGAGAATGCCAAAAAGCTGGCTTCCCATTGCGAATTCCTAATGAGAGATTTTAACACCCAAAATCTTAAGGTGGTCAATACACATGATCATTCCATGACGGATGTGCACCTGATGCTACTCAATTCGTGCGGTGTTTTAGTGACAACATTGGGGCATTTAAACGATATATTGTCCAATGAATTGCCAGTGGTAAATCCGACTAGATTAGAGTTCCTAATCTTCGATGATTACGATCGCAAGCGACTAGAGAACGCGGAGCTCCTGAAGGAAGTGTTTCAGAAAGTTAATAGCATCGGTTGCCTATCAAAGCAGTTAGTTCTCGTAGCTCAACAATGGCACTCCGAGAGATTTCAGAAGCTTTTAAATCGTACAACGAAGCCATTGATACTATTTGGGGACTTCTTAGAGGCCGCCCTTTACGGAGGTCTCAAATTTCATGTAACTCTTCGCAGTTCCGCCTTGAAGGGACGGCAGCTTCTTGATATCCTAGCAGCACAGGATGTTTCGAAAAAGCGCACATTGATCTACTGCAAAAATCAGATGGAGCTGGAAGAACTAAGTGCGATCTTAATAGAAGCCGGACATCAATGTGTGGATATTTCAAAGGCACAAAATCAG AGCCCTAATCAGTTGATGCTTGTCGACGATAGCCAGGTCCGGGAACAGTTGCCAGTGAGAAACATTCAGCTGCTTATCCATTTCAGTCTGCCGGAGTCGTGGTTAAGATTTTCGAGGCGATTCCACACAATGGCAGACAACATACGGAATTTATTCACAACGCCAATGGAAAGAGTGCCACATTTAATTACTTACATATTGATGGACGAGAATAACGCCAAGGAATGGCCGCGCATCATGAAGTTCTTACAGGATCACGGTTTGGCCACCCAATCTATGCCCGAAAGTCAGCAGCATATGGATAACAGTCTTCCCTACTGCCCATACAAACTAAGTAATGGTGATTGCAATCGGAACCAGTGCAACAAGCGGCATCACTTCCTTAAGACTGATCTTCCTAAAATTGGAAATCCTCTCCTACAACCGGGTACCCTGATTCGTTGCAAGTTCCTCAAAGCCTATGATGCCGCTCATATGGCTGTCATGCCCATGAAGTATAAGTCCAAAGACTCGATCAGTTGGATGGATGTGCCTTATCCTTCACATCCATCGACATTAGCCTTCAAGATGAGCTTCGGTGTGCCACGAAAGGTACACAACCCGTGCATAATAAACGATGTGTGCTTTGTGCAATATAAGGAACTCTTAAGCCGGGTTAGGATTGTTGACAATCCTGTCAGAACTCAAGTCACTGTTCAGTTGATGGATTATGGAACTGAGTTACTGCAGGTCAAGGCTAGTCAGCTGCTGGAGTGTCCGGAGCAGTTTCGAGACCTGCCACATCTGGCCATGGATATTCGTTTGTCGGGATTGGCAGGATCAGGACAAGATGGAATGTGGTCAACGGATTCCATTCAATGGGTGGAGGAGAGGTTTGCTGACATCAACGAAGAGATCATGCAGGTAACCGTCGACTTTGGTGTTCTGGATGTGGCCTACGTCAAGGAAATCGCTTTGATAGAGGAGTGCCCAACAATGCTGACGAGTGTCTACAAAACGTTTTTGCGCAAGGAACTGCTCCGACAAGGATTCGCCAAAATTGACAACACAAGCATCCTAGAGCTCCGTGCAATCCATGAACAATGGAAACAAGAAATGGAAGAACTGAGAGCCAACAAGGAAAACATTGTATGTAGCTTGGATAATCGTGACAGCGAAATAACTGTTCtgcaaaacaaacaagcaactTGTTCTTCAGGAAAGGAAGAAGACCTCAATCCGGTTGAAACCCCCTTAATGATAGCTTCACCCAATGAAACTCTGGAGGAAAGAAAGGACGTGTcagaaaaagttaaaaatgaaattgtgGAATTAAATGATCCTAACAAACCATTGAAGATGGAACAAGTCCAAGACGCTTCACCACTAGACAGTTCCACTGCCTTAATAAACGCTTTGATTCGCGATTTAAACACTACAagtccgacaaagaaaaagaataCACAAGAATTCCTAAAAAACGTAGTACATGAAGAAGAGACTCAGTCAATCCAACATGAAATATCCTCTATCAATTCTTTAAAACAAGATAAAACGATAGTGGTTGCTCCCCAAGATCCTCCAAAGGAATTTCTTCCACAGTACTTAAACTGCACTACGAAATCTAGAGAATCAGTGTATCCCATGGTAAAATGGCACCAGACACTAACCCATATCGAACTGGTTGTTGAACAACAGGTGCTGGAGTATAAGCTTGTTCTAGAGGGAAATACATTAGAATACAAGGTGAATGAGACGACACCTCCGCAACGATTTATCCTTAATCTGCTGGGAGAGGTGAGGATCGACTCGGTGAAGCAACACGGTTATTACCTACATATCAAGTTGACCAAGGTGGGTCTACTCTTCCACTGGCCAACTCTTCTCAACTCGCTCTATGTTCAAAAACATGCCCACTGGCTGATCTACGATACGGAGCGTTCTCATGGACCTCCACCATCATTTGGTTTGGTCCTTTGGGAAGGGTACTTGGCGCACAAGAAAACAAAGAGCAACTCCGATTCTGAGGGAAGTGAGTTCAGTTCCACCCCAGAGGACTTCATCGAGCCAGGGGTGGAATACTGCGAAATGGACTCGACCTTTTATGAAGATTAA
- the LOC117141760 gene encoding putative oxidoreductase GLYR1 homolog isoform X2, which translates to MSKNKKLSLSGGDTTEKFIYKPKDLIWAKMKGFTPWPGMIVDPPLDLLSQQRRANTKCVFFFGSRNFAWIEENNIKPFEGPWKEELAKVSKPAAFRHAMTDIEKYIDDPAEVDEQVNKSCGAPNHATEADFDKIRDGLDSEEIAGEEATADGNNGVVAHVVGSPDEGDGLDVEINADSSASPVPTPAVTTKVAGKRTPKAKSVAATSVKSTKGLAKSAQKRRTSAQHSPSGPSNAKRGKREVSREALQDADEASSTPTGRRRVETDALLASIAAKRAPNAIALLDRPVVTRPEAQVIDMTSRSNTLADREIVPSEQTFGFLGLGMMGSTIVKDLIYTGHKVVVWNRTIDKCQPFAEAGAEVKDTPMDVVEAADIIFCCVSDPKGAKDLVFGNCGVLQLKDLNNKAYVEMSTIDPDTSLDIGEGIKQCNGRYLEAQIHGSRQEAADGMLIILAGGDRSVFEECHSCFKTIAKNTFFLGNIGNACKVNLILQTILGVSLVGLAEALALADRFSISLNDIIDILDLTSMKSTMLLAKGKEMAKGDFNPQQPLSHMQRDLRLVLNMAENLDQSMPVTSITNEVFKHTKRLGYSEHDSSAVFVRSRF; encoded by the exons ATGTCGAAGAATAAAAAACTGTCGCTGTCGGGCGGCGATACGACGGagaaatttatttacaaaccCAAGGATCTGATATG GGCCAAAATGAAGGGCTTCACTCCGTGGCCAGGAATG ATTGTCGATCCTCCACTTGATCTGCTCAGCCAGCAGCGTCGGGCGAATACCAAATGCGTGTTCTTCTTTGGATCTAGGAATTT TGCCTGGATTGAGGAGAACAACATCAAGCCCTTCGAAGGACCCTGGAAGGAGGAACTGGCCAAGGTGAGCAAGCCCGCTGCTTTCCGACACGCCATGACGGATATCGAAAAGTACATTGACGACCCCGCCGAGGTGGACGAGCAGGTGAACAAAAGCTGCGGTGCGCCGAATCACGCAACCGAGGCTGATTTTGACAAGATCCGGGATGGCCTGGACAGCGAGGAGATTGCGGGAGAGGAAGCAACTGCCGATGGCAACAATGGAGTGGTGGCCCATGTGGTGGGCAGCCCCGATGAGGGCGATGGCTTGGATGTGGAAATCAATGCAGATTCATCAGCGTCACCAGTCCCGACGCCGGCGGTCACAACGAAGGTAGCTGGCAAGCGGACGCCGAAAGCAAAGTCTGTGGCCGCTACATCGGTCAAGTCGACAAAAGGATTGGCAAAATCTGCACAGAAACGGCGTACATCTGCCCAACACTCGCCCAGTGGGCCATCGAATGCCAAGCGAGGCAAGCGGGAAGTTTCCCGGGAGGCATTGCAGGACGCGGATGAAGCCAGCTCCACGCCCACTGGCCGACGTCGGGTCGAGACTGACGCACTCTTGGCCTCAATCGCTGCCAAGCGTGCACCGAATGCAATTGCTCTGCTTGACCGACCGGTTGTCACGCGGCCAGAGGCCCAAGTTATCGACATGACCTCGCGCTCCAACACATTGGCCGATCGCGAAATCGTGCCTTCAGAGCAGACCTTCGGCTTCCTGGGTCTTGGCATGATGGGATCCACCATAGTCAAGGATTTGATCTACACGGGTCACAAGGTTGTGGTCTGGAACCGCACCATTGACAAG TGCCAACCGTTTGCCGAGGCCGGCGCTGAGGTTAAGGACACACCCATGGATGTTGTGGAAGCTGCCGACATTATCTTTTGCTGTGTGTCCGATCCAAAGGGCGCCAAGGAT CTCGTATTTGGCAACTGCGGCGTTCTGCAGTTGAAGGACTTGAACAATAAGGCCTACGTTGAAATGTCTACAATTGATCCGGACACTTCGTTGGACATTGGCGAGGGCATCAAGCAGTGCAACGGTCGCTATCTTGAGGCACAAATTCACGGCTCGCGCCAGGAGGCTGCCGATGGCATGCTCATCATTCTCGCCGGTGGAGATCGTTCAGTGTTCGAGGAGTGCCACTCGTGCTTCAAGACCATTGCCAAGAACACCTTCTTCTTGGGGA ATATCGGTAACGCCTGCAAAGTAAACCTAATTTTGCAAACCATTTTGGGAGTGAGTCTGGTCGGATTGGCTGAGGCGTTAGCACTTG CTGATCGTTTCTCGATCTCTCTGAACGACATCATAGACATTTTGGATTTGACTTCAATGAAATCAACAATGCTGCTGGCTAAGGGCAAAG AAATGGCCAAGGGTGACTTCAATCCCCAGCAGCCTTTGAGCCACATGCAACGCGACTTGCGCTTGGTGCTAAACATGGCTGAGAATCTGGACCAGTCCATGCCCGTCACCAGCATCACCAACGAGGTGTTCAAGCACACCAAGCGCTTGGGCTACAGTGAACACGACTCGAGCGCCGTATTCGTAAGATCCAGATTTTAA